Proteins from a single region of Juglans microcarpa x Juglans regia isolate MS1-56 chromosome 5S, Jm3101_v1.0, whole genome shotgun sequence:
- the LOC121266761 gene encoding uncharacterized protein LOC121266761, whose product MDEASGCASSHAWIWVIEALASFKEVDVSILHDLIKMAPDLPDNLGKNMREMLALRCLEVLFGPSNGITKDGCSSLASNVGFDISKSCEDVLEHIVQETSLSDLKMAGPELSKWDARPFIIYKRACMPKLALQQLKDSLLDGSHPYADSLKVRSGLPLTNAGEIVPVYNGKHSALTQRVNRSFFDTQHMGLKGNMMPRIAEGRKKLLENNSCTGILLDSKRKRDASATENMDEDFHQNRNILDACDDPNINGKRQKQFASSTIQSREVSSVPLNETEHVEFPSEGVMLVAGTESCGLAKYQIGSLEEVRVLGDNHDEHTASMKCGHIADDEFNNIQSEIPDVGTIMPSDIYGDEVRDDREQCAELRTSSGPLLVKTRGNESQCNYENQFQLKAQCSASLNGCKEKIIAHEAEEDMDHCCEVGISSDSEGSHNGDIDVFFEKNEFLSSWATNSYDPSTAWTFQGLCMKCNEGGQLLVCSTSNCPVMVHENCLGSSPSFDNNGKFYCPFCAYSLSISEYLGAKKKASLARKELTMFFRMGLDQKPEQLTETLHREKHNLSRQSGDEDLLVKSHENGYLEERVNGQTGHEWEHANEVNNFHCRRSIDDKQQAEPSALYDNVNSAFREEEPAEITRTLNALTEEKEGQEKIIQAVRVVEGDNQEAAEHDGHNSSCRSTYIIPVNQSPVEEELQQDVFEQHIADPPEEPVCALDTHADGDNLSCRNTDVIPGIQRQSKEQIQQEVLEQRFAEPTKEPVCALDAYAEETSEEENEKSIISNYFIRFRKKERLDTYPVSPRLRRKKVPWTAEEEAILKEGVENFSNTNDRNIPWKKILEFGGNVFLRIRTTVDLKDKWRNLCKVGPRVYSDLGAQALIQQPSTPNSKEEWKEVKNRRKGKRRRHSAIIN is encoded by the exons ATGGACGAGGCATCTGGTTGCGCTTCAAGCCATGCATGGATTTGGGTCATTGAAGCTCTTGCAAGCTTCAAGGAAGTCGATGTTTCCATTTTACATG ATTTGATTAAAATGGCTCCAGATTTACCTGATAATTTGGGGAAAAACATGAGGGAAATGCTGGCTTTGAGATGTTTGGAGGTTTTATTTGGTCCTAGTAATGGGATCACAAAAGATGGTTGTTCCTCCCTAGCTTCAAACGTTGGGTTTGATATATCAAAAAGCTGTGAAGATGTTCTCGAGCACATAGTGCAGGAG ACTTCGTTATCAGATCTTAAAATGGCTGGACCAGAGCTGTCAAAATGGGATGCTCGCCCCTTTATAATCTATAAAAGAGCCTGTATGCCTAAACTTGCCTTACAACAG CTGAAAGATTCACTTCTTGATGGCAGTCATCCTTATGCTGATTCTTTGAAGGTAAGGAGTGGATTGCCATTAACAAATGCAGGTGAAATAGTACCTGTGTATAATGGTAAGCACAGTGCACTCACACAGAGAGTTAATAGGAGCTTTTTTGACACTCAACATATGGGATTGAAAGGGAACATGATGCCTAGAATTGCTGAGGGTAGGAAAAAGCTACTGGAAAACAATTCATGTACTGGGATTTTACTAGACTCCAAGAGGAAAAGGGATGCATCGGCTACTGAAAATATGGATGAAGACTTCCATCAAAACCGAAATATTTTAGATGCTTGTGATGATCCTAATATAAATGGCAAGAGGCAGAAGCAATTTGCTTCATCCACAATTCAGTCCAGAGAAGTGAGCTCAGTTCCTCTAAATGAAACAGAGCATGTAGAGTTTCCATCTGAAGGAGTTATGCTGGTTGCTGGAACAGAAAGTTGTGGCTTGGCTAAGTATCAGATAGGAAGCCTGGAAGAAGTCAGGGTTCTAGGGGATAATCATGATGAGCATACTGCCTCCATGAAATGTGGGCATATTGCTGATGATGAATTCAACAATATTCAATCAGAGATTCCTGATGTCGGTACTATTATGCCTTCAGATATATATGGAGATGAAGTCAGAGATGATAGGGAACAATGTGCTGAACTTAGAACTTCAAGTGGTCCTCTCTTGGTCAAGACTCGAGGAAATGAATCCCAATGTAACTATGAAAACCAGTTTCAACTAAAAGCACAATGTTCTGCATCTCTCAATGGATGCAAAGAGAAGATCATTGCACATGAAGCTGAAGAGGATATGGACCATTGTTGTGAAGTAGGGATATCAAGTGATAGTGAGGGGTCTCACAATGGTGATATTGATGTCttctttgagaaaaatgagtttttgagCTCTTGGGCAACAAACAGTTATGATCCATCAACTGCTTGGACATTCCAAGGTCTTTGTATGAAGTGTAATGAAGGTGGTCAGCTGTTGGTATGTAGCACAAGTAATTGCCCGGTGATGGTTCATGAGAACTGTTTGGGTTCCTCACCCAGCTTTGACAACAATGGTAAATTTTACTGCCCCTTCTGTGCATATTCCCTTTCTATTTCAGAGTACCTTGGAGCTAAGAAAAAGGCCTCCTTGGCAAGGAAAGAATTAACTATGTTTTTTCGTATGGGTTTGGACCAAAAGCCAGAGCAACTTACTGAGACATTGCATAGAGAAAAGCATAATCTTTCAAGGCAAAGTGGAGATGAGGATCTTCTTGTCAAAAGTCATGAAAATGGGTACTTGGAAGAGAGAGTAAATGGTCAGACTGGTCACGAATGGGAACATGCAAATGAAGTCAATAATTTTCATTGTAGAAGAAGTATAGATGATAAGCAACAAGCAGAACCTTCTGCATTATATGATAATGTCAATTCAGCATTTAGGGAGGAAGAGCCAGCTGAAATTACCAGGACACTAAATGCATTAACTGAAGAGAAAGAAGGGCAAGAAAAAATTATCCAAGCTGTAAGAGTGGTTGAAGGAGACAACCAAGAAGCAGCTGAGCATGATGGTCATAATTCATCCTGTAGAAGCACATATATTATTCCTGTCAATCAAAGTCCCGTGGAGGAAGAACTCCAGCAGGATGTTTTTGAGCAACACATTGCTGACCCACCAGAGGAACCTGTTTGTGCACTTGATACTCATGCAGATGGTGATAATTTATCCTGTAGAAACACAGATGTTATTCCTGGAATTCAGAGACAATCAAAGGAACAAATCCAGCAGGAAGTTTTAGAGCAACGGTTTGCCGAGCCAACAAAGGAACCTGTTTGCGCACTTGATGCTTATGCAGAGGAAACTTCTGAAGAGGAAAATGAGAAGTCTatcatttctaattattttataagattccGAAAGAAAGAGAGGCTTGA TACTTACCCAGTAAGTCCTCGGTTAAGGCGAAAGAAAGTTCCGTGGACAGCTGAGGAGGAAGCGATACTGAAG GAAGGAGTGGAGAACTTTTCAAACACCAATGACAGAAATATTCCATGGaagaagattttagaatttGGTGGCAATGTGTTTCTGCGCATTCGGACAACAGTAGACTTAAAGGATAAATGGAGGAACTTGTGTAAAGTGGGCCCAAG AGTATACTCGGATTTGGGTGCACAGGCTTTGATTCAACAACCCAGCACGCCCAATTCCAAGGAAGAGTGGAAGGAAGTCAAGAATCGCAGAAAGGGAAAGAGGCGAAGGCACAGTGCaataataaattag